The Setaria viridis chromosome 6, Setaria_viridis_v4.0, whole genome shotgun sequence genome contains a region encoding:
- the LOC117860691 gene encoding cytochrome P450 716A1-like — MGLGTPGGGGGGGDCLTGNGWAPERTAVATLSLVRALRANTADDWLRRYVVAYGPVSRLSLFGCLTAFLVGPAANKFIFASAAVTAKTAKTPESLARMVGRRTIREVVGDEHRRVRATMAQFLRVDAVKRYVAGMDGEVRRHLDAEWCCRGAVAVMPSMKLLTFDVMCTAIFGLGRDAAVRRELWTEFQQLVRGIWAVPVNLPFTIYSRCLAASRD; from the exons ATGGGGCTCGGGACtccgggaggtggtggtggtggtggtgactgcCTGACTGGTAATGGCTGGGCACCGGAGAGGACTGCTGTGGCA ACGCTCAGCCTGGTTCGCGCCCTCCGCGCCAACACCGCCGACGACTGGCTCCGGCGCTACGTGGTCGCGTACGGCCCCGTGTCGCGTCTGTCCCTCTTCGGCTGCCTGACGGCCTTCCTCGTTGGCCCCGCCGCCAACAAGTTCATCTTTGCCAGCGCCGCGGTGACCGCCAAGACCGCCAAGACCCCCGAGTCCCTCGCCCGGATGGTCGGCCGCCGGACGATCCGGGAGGTGGTCGGTGACGAGCACCGCCGAGTCAGGGCCACGATGGCGCAGTTCCTCAGGGTGGACGCCGTCAAGAGGTACGTCGCCGGCATGGACGGAGAGGTCCGGCGCCACCTCGACGCCGAGTGGTGCTGCCGCGGTGCCGTGGCCGTGATGCCGTCGATGAAGCTGCTCACCTTCGACGTCATGTGCACCGCCATATTCGGCCTGGGGAGGGACGCCGCCGTACGGCGGGAACTGTGGACGGAATTCCAGCAGCTGGTGAGGGGCATCTGGGCGGTCCCGGTCAACCTGCCCTTCACCATCTACAGCCGCTGCCTCGCCGCGAGCCGGGATTAA